A genomic stretch from Arvicanthis niloticus isolate mArvNil1 chromosome 12, mArvNil1.pat.X, whole genome shotgun sequence includes:
- the Fyttd1 gene encoding UAP56-interacting factor isoform X1: MNRFGTRLVGATATPPPLPKARSNENLDKIDMSLDDIIKLNRKEGKKQNFPRLNRRLQQSGTRQFRMRVRWGIQQNSGFGKASVSRRGRVLPGKRRPYGVITGLAARKATGIRKGISPMNRPPLSDKNIERYFPALKRKTSLLRQNEVQRKPVAVLKRPNQLNRKNNIPANFTRSGNKLSHQKDTRQATFLFRRGLKVQTQLNTELLIDDVVAKRTRQWRTSTTNGGILTVSIDNPGAVQCPVTQKPRLTRTAVPSFLTKREQSDVKKVPKGVPLQFDINSVGKQTGMTLNERFGILKEQRATLTFSKGGSRFVTVG, encoded by the exons ATGAACCGGTTTGGCACCCGGTTGGTGGGAGCCACGGCGACCCCGCCGCCGCTGCCGAAAGCACGAAGCAATGAGAACCTCGACAAAATCGATATGTCCCTGG atgaTATTATCAAACTgaatagaaaggaaggaaagaagcaaaatTTTCCAAGACTAAATAGAAGACTACAGCAAAGTGGTACCCGGCAATTCAGGATGAGAGTACGGTGGGGAATCCAGCAGAATTCTG GTTTTGGTAAAGCCAGTGTGAGCCGTAGAGGAAGAGTGCTGCCTGGAAAGAGACGTCCTTATGGAGTTATCACTGGCCTTGCAGCCAGGAAAGCAACTGGTATTCGGAAAGGAATAAGTCCTATGAATCGTCCACCTCTAAGTGACAAG AATATAGAACGATATTTTCCAGCATTAAAAAGGAAGACAAGCCTTCTGAGACAAAATGAAGTGCAAAGGAAACCAGTTGCAGTTCTCAAGAGACCCAATCAGTTAAACAGAAA AAACAACATTCCAGCCAATTTTACCAGGAGTGGAAATAAATTAAGTCATCAGAAAGACACTCGTCAGGCAACCTTTCTTTTCAGAAGAGGCCTGAAG gtTCAGACCCAGTTGAACACAGAACTGCTGATAGATGATGTGGTAGCAAAGAGAACGCGCCA ATGGCGTACTTCCACCACAAATGGAGGGATTTTGACTGTATCCATTGACAATCCTGGAGCTGTACAGTGTCCGgt aaCTCAGAAACCACGATTAACTCGTACTGCTGTGCCCTCATTCTTGACAAAAAGAGAACAGTCTGATGTTAAGAAAGTTCCTAAAGGCGTCCCTTTACAGTTTGACATAAATAGTGTGGgaaaacag ACAGGGATGACTTTGAATGAACGGTTTGGGATACTGAAAGAGCAAAGAGCCACCCTCACATTCAGCAAAGGAGGAAGCCGCTTTGTGACTGTGGGATAG
- the Fyttd1 gene encoding UAP56-interacting factor isoform X2: MNRFGTRLVGATATPPPLPKARSNENLDKIDMSLDDIIKLNRKEGKKQNFPRLNRRLQQSGTRQFRMRVRWGIQQNSGFGKASVSRRGRVLPGKRRPYGVITGLAARKATGIRKGISPMNRPPLSDKNIERYFPALKRKTSLLRQNEVQRKPVAVLKRPNQLNRKNNIPANFTRSGNKLSHQKDTRQATFLFRRGLKVQTQLNTELLIDDVVAKRTRQTQKPRLTRTAVPSFLTKREQSDVKKVPKGVPLQFDINSVGKQTGMTLNERFGILKEQRATLTFSKGGSRFVTVG, translated from the exons ATGAACCGGTTTGGCACCCGGTTGGTGGGAGCCACGGCGACCCCGCCGCCGCTGCCGAAAGCACGAAGCAATGAGAACCTCGACAAAATCGATATGTCCCTGG atgaTATTATCAAACTgaatagaaaggaaggaaagaagcaaaatTTTCCAAGACTAAATAGAAGACTACAGCAAAGTGGTACCCGGCAATTCAGGATGAGAGTACGGTGGGGAATCCAGCAGAATTCTG GTTTTGGTAAAGCCAGTGTGAGCCGTAGAGGAAGAGTGCTGCCTGGAAAGAGACGTCCTTATGGAGTTATCACTGGCCTTGCAGCCAGGAAAGCAACTGGTATTCGGAAAGGAATAAGTCCTATGAATCGTCCACCTCTAAGTGACAAG AATATAGAACGATATTTTCCAGCATTAAAAAGGAAGACAAGCCTTCTGAGACAAAATGAAGTGCAAAGGAAACCAGTTGCAGTTCTCAAGAGACCCAATCAGTTAAACAGAAA AAACAACATTCCAGCCAATTTTACCAGGAGTGGAAATAAATTAAGTCATCAGAAAGACACTCGTCAGGCAACCTTTCTTTTCAGAAGAGGCCTGAAG gtTCAGACCCAGTTGAACACAGAACTGCTGATAGATGATGTGGTAGCAAAGAGAACGCGCCA aaCTCAGAAACCACGATTAACTCGTACTGCTGTGCCCTCATTCTTGACAAAAAGAGAACAGTCTGATGTTAAGAAAGTTCCTAAAGGCGTCCCTTTACAGTTTGACATAAATAGTGTGGgaaaacag ACAGGGATGACTTTGAATGAACGGTTTGGGATACTGAAAGAGCAAAGAGCCACCCTCACATTCAGCAAAGGAGGAAGCCGCTTTGTGACTGTGGGATAG